From the Pomacea canaliculata isolate SZHN2017 linkage group LG4, ASM307304v1, whole genome shotgun sequence genome, one window contains:
- the LOC112561083 gene encoding WSCD family member CG9164-like: MKFPAYLSLPGRLWRVSGWRLWLAALWLLTINLCSLYLLSTWVAGQGVLLTGGWMDGRGACRRLRLVDPPHPVTALASVPGSGSTWLRHLLHQTTGLATGSLYSDSSLTAAGFLGEGIHNSSVLVVKTHASPSAMSQDFRQALLLMRNPYDVILAEFNRRQAGHLGHAREDDFATYWDSFVPEAAEFWRIVNTDWLDFPGRLLVVHYEQLVHSLNSTLSDILHFLNITHTASDLQCAATHSRGDFKRQEPREGRENILAKRFSSKHREFIHRCGMAVATKLSDTGHGHLPYSLVTPLYRMENTRATGNYPGRT, from the exons TCTGCCGGGCCGTCTATGGAGGGTGTCTGGGTGGCGGTTGTGGTTGGCAGCGCTCTGGCTCTTGACGATCAACTTGTGCTCTTTGTACCTCCTTTCCACCTGGGTGGCAGGCCAGGGTGTCCTCCTAacgggtggatggatggatggtcGAGGGGCTTGTCGGCGGCTGCGTCTCGTAGACCCTCCCCACCCCGTCACGGCTCTGGCCAGCGTCCCGGGTTCGGGTAGCACCTGGCTGCGTCACCTGCTGCATCAAACTACAG GTCTGGCCACCGGAAGTCTGTACAGCGACTCGTCTCTGACAGCCGCGGGTTTCCTGGGAGAAGGAATCCACAACAGCTCCGTGCTTGTCGTCAAGACTCACGCCAGTCCCAGCGCCATGTCTCAGGACTTCCGGCAGGCCCTTCTGCTCATGCGCAATCCCTATGACGTCATTCTGGCCGAGTTCAACCGTCGGCAAGCGGGTCACCTCGGCCACGCTCGTGAGGACGACTTTGCCACCT actGGGACAGTTTTGTGCCGGAAGCAGCGGAGTTCTGGCGAATTGTGAACACGGACTGGCTGGACTTCCCAGGCCGTCTGCTCGTGGTGCACTACGAACAGTTGGTTCACAGCCTCAACTCCACCCTCAGCGACATCCTCCACTTCCTGAACATCACCCACACCGCCAGCGACCTGCAGTGTGCTGCCACTCACTCGAGAGGCGACTTCAAGAGACAAGAGCCACGTGAAGGTCGAGAGAACATTCTGGCCAAACGGTTCTCTTCAAAACATCGCGAGTTCATCCACCGGTGTGGTATGGCAGTGGCAACCAAGCTGTCTGACACCGGCCATGGTCACCTCCCGTACTCACTGGTAACACCACTGTACCGCATGGAGAATACACGTGCCACAGGCAACTACCCGGGCCGTACTTAG